From the Anoplopoma fimbria isolate UVic2021 breed Golden Eagle Sablefish chromosome 14, Afim_UVic_2022, whole genome shotgun sequence genome, one window contains:
- the ythdc1 gene encoding LOW QUALITY PROTEIN: YTH domain-containing protein 1 (The sequence of the model RefSeq protein was modified relative to this genomic sequence to represent the inferred CDS: inserted 5 bases in 3 codons), with the protein MAADRREDKDGELNVLEDILTEAPDQDDELYNPETERAVSDKKGTKRKSERSGSQDVKRLRPSAGHAPSRSSSTNKRAPGPPLSSSSSSKKVASSPRARHPATATASYRHEYYDERKGRRGGREATRSRGGDEVRRRESQRGLEALSQKLRRTSPSPQVEDNQSEGEAPAEYGSEPGTGSSSLAGSHVEEEEEEEEHEEEDDEDEEGMEEEEEDEEEEGEKEDEEEDEEEEYERRGEGNDYDTRSEAGDSRSASSVSFTDDGESVHSGSASEASGSEKKQEKLSSSVRAVRKGMENPTSKLRYILRDARFFLIKSNNHENVSLAKAKGVWSTLPVNEKKLNAAFRSARSVVLVFSVRESGKFQGFARLSSESHHGGSPIHWVLPAGMNAKMLGGVFKIDWLCRRELPFTKTAHLSNPWNEHKPVKIGRDGQEIQPDIGAQLCALFPLDESVDVHQVARRVRHKRRTPSEPRPRGRPPQREPGRRRPEEYDLHGRKRPRADGPPDFNQRAGFIQDLRNQPVDRRFSSVRRDVFLNGSYNDYMRDYHHSVGPPAPWQTLATYPGVEQPPPXPPPYYHHSHXPPPPHQAYHHHHHPPXPPHEAPPPRFRDKQRAPQHRAFTSSPHDYDMRVDDFLRRTQAVVSSRRERERQRERERGGPRRERERERGRDRDRERERDKERGRYRR; encoded by the exons ATGGCGGCCGACCGGCGCGAGGACAAAG atGGAGAGTTGAACGTTCTGGAAGATATTCTGACTGAAGCTCCAGATCAGGACGACGAGCTGTACAACCCCGAGACAGAACGAGCCGTCAGCGACAAGAAAG GAACAAAGAGGAAGAGTGAGCGCTCAGGCAGCCAGGATGTGAAGAGGCTCCGCCCCTCTGCGGGCCACGCCCCCTCCAGGTCTTCCTCGACCAATAAGAGAGCCCCGGGgccacctctctcctcctcttcctcctctaagAAGGTGGCTTCCAGCCCCCGTGCTCGCCACCCTGCCACCGCCACTGCCAGCTACCGCCATGAATACTACGATGAGCGAAAAGGGAGACGAGGAGGGCGGGAGGCGACCAGGAGCCGCGGGGGAGACGAGGTCCGACGCAGGGAGTCCCAGAGAGGCCTGGAGGCTCTCAGCCAG aaGCTGCGGCGGACGAGCCCCTCCCCCCAAGTGGAGGACAACCAATCAGAGGGGGAGGCACCAGCGGAGTACGGCTCAGAGCCGGGCACGGGAAGCTCCTCCCTCGCCGGCTCCCAcgtagaggaagaggaggaggaggaggaacatgaagaggaagacgatgaggacgaggagggcatggaggaagaggaggaggacgaggaggaggaaggagagaaggaggacgaggaagaggacgaggaggaggagtacGAGCGTCGCGGCGAGGGAAACGATTACGACACTCGCAGCGAGGCCGGGGACTCACGCTCCGCCTCCTCCGTCAGCTTCACGGACGACGGCGAGTCGGTGCACTCAGGCTCCGCCTCCGAGGCCTCAG GTTCAGAGAAGAAGCAGGAGAAGCTGTCATCTTCTGTCCGAGCTGTTCGCAAAGGAATGGAGA ATCCGACCAGTAAGTTACGTTACATCCTGCGAGACGCTCGATTCTTCCTCATAAAGAGCAACAACCACGAAAACGTCTCTCTGGCTAAAGCTAAG GGCGTTTGGTCGACGCTGCCGGTGAACGAGAAGAAGCTGAACGCAGCGTTCCGATCGGCTCGGAGCGTCGTCCTCGTCTTCTCCGTGAGGGAGAGCGGCAAATTCCaag GTTTTGCTCGTTTGTCGTCAGAGTCTCATCACGGCGGTTCTCCGATCCACTGGGTTCTTCCTGCCGGCATGAACGCCAAGATGCTGGGTGGAGTCTTCAAGATCGACTGGCTCTGcag gaggGAGCTTCCGTTCACTAAAACTGCTCACCTGTCAAACCCCTGGAACGAACATAAGCCGGTCAAAATCGGACGTGACGGACAG GAGATCCAACCGGACATCGGTGCTCAACTCTGTGCCCTGTTCCCATTGGACGAGAGTGTGGACGTCCACCAGGTGGCCCGCCGTGTTCGCCACAAGCGCCGGACGCCGTCGGAGCCGCGACCTCGGGGCCGACCGCCGCAACGCGAGCCGGGAAG GCGTCGTCCTGAAGAGTACGACCTCCACGGCAGGAAACGACCGCGAGCCGACGGTCCGCCCGACTTCAACCAGCGAGCAG ggtTCATCCAGGACCTTCGGAACCAGCCGGTGGACAG aCGATTCTCCAGCGTGAGACGAGACGTGTTCCTCAACGGG TCCTATAACGACTACATGAGGGACTACCACCACAGCGTCGGTCCTCCTGCTCCCTGGCAGACTCTG GCGACTTACCCCGGCGTGGAGCAGCcgccccc accacccccctACTACCACCACAGCC CCCCGCCTCCTCCCCACCAGGCctaccatcatcaccaccacccccc GCCGCCGCACGAGGCTCCGCCCCCTCGCTTCAGAGACAAGCAGCGTGCGCCGCAGCACCGCGCCTTCACCTCCAGTCCA CACGACTACGACATGCGCGTGGACGACTTCCTGCGGAGAACGCAGGCGGTGGTGAGCAGCCGGCGTGAGCGCGAGCGTCAGCGTGAACGTGAGCGAGGAGGACCGCGCcgcgagagagagcgagagcgagggagggacagagacagagagagagagagggacaaggAGAGGGGGCGGTACCGCAGGTGA